A single Lactuca sativa cultivar Salinas chromosome 8, Lsat_Salinas_v11, whole genome shotgun sequence DNA region contains:
- the LOC111885627 gene encoding uncharacterized protein LOC111885627, producing MTGAKIVGSVAGAFVLAFACDYIIADKKIFGGTTPSTVSNKEWWEETDKKFQAWPRTAGPPVVMNPISRQNFIVKSRD from the exons ATGACAGGAGCAAAGATTGTTGGTAGTGTTGCTGGAGCATTTGTTCTTGCATTTGCATGCGACTATATCATTGCAGACAAGAAGATATTTGGAG GTACGACTCCCTCTACAGTTTCAAACAAGGAGTGGTGGGAAGAGACTGACAAGAAATTTCAAGCATGGCCTCGTACAGCTGGACCTCCGGTGGTTATGAATCCCATCAGTCGCCAGAATTTCATTGTCAAGTCCCGAGATTAA
- the LOC111885626 gene encoding protein DUF642 L-GALACTONO-1,4-LACTONE-RESPONSIVE GENE 2 yields the protein MGSLLLLCIISFSTISYSLGATTPFLDGFLANGNFEQGPSSTKIKNTVILGKYSLPKWEISGIVEYVHGGPQPGGFYFAIPRGAHAARLGNEASISQNVDVKPGKVYSLTFAATRTCAQDEVLRVSASGQSSDLPIQTLYSSDGGDTYAFAFKATSSQIKVTFHNTGVQEDPTCGPLLDAIAIKEMLPLTYTKGNLVKNGDFENGPHVFKNYSTGVLLLPKIHDIVSPLPGWIVESLKPAKYIDSKHFMVPHGLAAIELVGGRETAIAQIIRTVPNKSYVLSFTIGDAGNNCHGSMMVEAFAGNETVKAKHESKGKGDLKIATLKFIATSIRTRLTFYSAFYHNKHNDYGHFCGPVLDDVKVLSVRKK from the exons ATGGGCTCCCTCCTCTTACTTTGTATCATCTCTTTCTCTACAATATCTTATTCTCTAGGTGCTACAACTCCGTTTCTAGATG GGTTTCTTGCGAATGGCAACTTTGAACAAGGACCAAGCTCAACAAAAATCAAGAATACAGTAATCTTGGGGAAGTACTCATTGCCCAAATgggaaatctcaggtattgtggAATATGTACACGGTGGGCCTCAACCAGGTGGGTTCTATTTCGCGATTCCACGTGGGGCCCACGCAGCAAGGCTAGGAAACGAAGCCTCGATATCCCAAAATGTTGATGTTAAACCAGGGAAAGTGTATTCCCTTACGTTTGCGGCCACAAGGACTTGTGCTCAAGACGAGGTGTTAAGAGTCTCGGCTTCTGGTCAATCAAGTGACCTTCCGATCCAAACGTTGTATAGTAGCGATGGAGGTGACACTTATGCTTTTGCTTTCAAGGCTACTTCAagtcaaatcaaagtcacattCCACAACACAGGTGTCCAAGAGGACCCCACTTGTGGACCTCTCTTGGATGCCATTGCAATTAAGGAAATGCTTCCTTTGACCTACACCAAAG GAAACTTGGTGAAGAACGGCGATTTTGAAAATGGTCCACATGTGTTCAAGAACTACTCAACCGGAGTCCTCTTACTCCCCAAAATACACGACATAGTTTCCCCACTCCCAGGGTGGATCGTTGAGTCCCTCAAACCAGCAAAATACATAGACTCCAAGCACTTCATGGTGCCACATGGCCTTGCAGCTATCGAGTTAGTAGGAGGGCGAGAAACCGCAATCGCACAAATCATTCGCACAGTTCCCAATAAATCATATGTACTGTCGTTCACCATTGGAGATGCGGGGAACAACTGCCATGGATCGATGATGGTGGAGGCTTTTGCAGGAAACGAGACTGTGAAAGCGAAGCATGAATCGAAAGGTAAGGGTGACTTGAAGATTGCTACTCTCAAGTTTATAGCTACTTCGATTCGAACAAGGCTTACATTTTATAGTGCTTTTTATCATAATAAGCATAATGACTATGGACACTTTTGTGGGCCAGTGTTGGATGATGTTAAGGTATTGTCTGTTAGAAAGAAgtga
- the LOC111885630 gene encoding uncharacterized protein LOC111885630, with protein sequence MDFTIAKAKSHSISSTTTPPETDDLGHGATDPVTTQLQLAHYQSAASLDKEAVLRRIRYHKRLRKLKCTFESLVNKSPSDGYDKWFEPTDSFTSP encoded by the coding sequence ATGGATTTTACGATCGCCAAAGCTAAATCACACTCGATCTCCTCCACCACAACTCCGCCGGAAACCGATGATCTGGGTCATGGTGCTACAGATCCGGTAACTACTCAACTCCAACTGGCTCATTATCAGTCCGCTGCTTCTCTCGACAAAGAGGCGGTTCTCCGGCGAATTCGTTACCACAAACGCTTACGCAAACTCAAATGCACATTTGAGTCTCTGGTGAATAAGAGCCCTAGCGATGGATACGACAAGTGGTTTGAACCCACCGATTCATTCACTTCTCCTTGA